From the Bacteroidales bacterium genome, the window TTCTGAAACAACAACCATTATGAAGGTAAATGTAATCATAACAGGTTGATTAATTCCTTTCATTCCATAAGTCAGGCCTAAAGGCCGCTTTTACTTGGTATTGACAAACCCCAGCCTGAAGGCTGGGGTTACAAGATTGAATCAATGAAAGAGGCCAACTTGTATTTTAGATAGTCTGTTTTTTTGTCCGGAAACCTATTTCCTTTAACGCTATTGGCTATTAATACTTGACAAATACTGTCTTTTGACAAGCATTTTATCACAGTAATAAATACTTCAATCAAAGTTAAAGCCTATGCGTTCAAGAATCTTCTTTGTTCTAAGCCTGCTAATTATTATTGTATGGGTTATGAACTCCTGCACCAAGGATATGCAATTCCCGGTTATCATTGATAATATGAGCGAACTAAAAGTTGATAAGGAATTTACCTTTAAAACAGAGAAACCGGTTACAATCCTCGTTAATATGCTGGATAATAACGATGGTCCTGTTAAAGGTATGCGGGTTGATGTTTATACGGCTCACCCTGATAGTGGCGGAAAACGTTTGGTAAGTGGGATCACTGATAGTAAAGGTATCTTCGAATGTGAATATTCCATTCCTGCATACATGGAACAATTGATGATTGGAACCGATGCTATTGGCTTTGTCAATATGCAAACCATACAGATTGAATCCGGAATGCTATATTGTAAACTTGGCGGAAAAGCAGAAAAAAAGTTTAAAAGCGGGGGAGGTGCTTTCTTTAAGAGTACAAATAGTGTGTTTGTTCCCCTGGGGACCTATAATAGCTCTGGTGTCCCAAACTACCTGGAACCACAAAATGATATCATTGATGCATCCATGATTCAGGATATCAATGCCACCCTTCCCGAAAGGATTGCACTCCCGACAAGTCACCCACAATACTTTGATGCTGGAAATGTACAGAACCTGCTTTTGGATGAAGCCTGTAATGTATGGGTTACATTTGTCCATGAGGGTGCCGGTTATAGAAACGTACTGGGCTTTTATACCTATACCCAGGGCGATGTTCCAGCAACAGTGAGTGATATCGATTCCATCCATATTGTCTTCCCAAACGCATCATTCCAGGGAAGTGGGGGTGGACTTGTAGCAGGAAATAAAGTTTATATTGGCCAGTACCCTCCCGGAACCTCCATTGGTTGGGTCTTAATTTCCGATGGCTTTAGGAATGGTACCATCACCAATGGCAACTGGATTTTCTACAGCGATAAAAACTTGAATCCGGAGGCTAACGCTTCTATAAAGCAGCATTTTATCCTTTGCAACGATATTGGACGGGGTAAATTTCTCCTGGGTGTTGAAGATATTAAACGTGATCAGAGTTCTGATAATGATTTCAATGACGCAGTATTCTATGTGTCAGCCGATCCCATTCAAGCTGTTGATGTTAGCCATGTTCCTTTGCCTAATTATACTGCAACCGATTCTGACCAGGATGGAATTTCAGATAATTTCGACGATTATCCCAACGATGCAGGGAAAGCATTTAATAACTACTACCCTTCAGAAGGTTCAACCGGTTCTCTCGCTTTTGAAGACCTCTGGCCCTCAGTTGGTGACTATGATTTTAATGATATCGTTATC encodes:
- a CDS encoding LruC domain-containing protein translates to MRSRIFFVLSLLIIIVWVMNSCTKDMQFPVIIDNMSELKVDKEFTFKTEKPVTILVNMLDNNDGPVKGMRVDVYTAHPDSGGKRLVSGITDSKGIFECEYSIPAYMEQLMIGTDAIGFVNMQTIQIESGMLYCKLGGKAEKKFKSGGGAFFKSTNSVFVPLGTYNSSGVPNYLEPQNDIIDASMIQDINATLPERIALPTSHPQYFDAGNVQNLLLDEACNVWVTFVHEGAGYRNVLGFYTYTQGDVPATVSDIDSIHIVFPNASFQGSGGGLVAGNKVYIGQYPPGTSIGWVLISDGFRNGTITNGNWIFYSDKNLNPEANASIKQHFILCNDIGRGKFLLGVEDIKRDQSSDNDFNDAVFYVSADPIQAVDVSHVPLPNYTATDSDQDGISDNFDDYPNDAGKAFNNYYPSEGSTGSLAFEDLWPSVGDYDFNDIVIDYHVNQVTNGQNKVVGIQAKYILRAIGAGYESGFGFQLPVSPNVISSFSGYELSENIITLAANGTEAAQSKATFILFDNAYHILPHISGSGVNTTVGAPYRTPDTLSVSIAFTSPQALSAIGTPPYNPFIFVNGDRSKEVHLINQPPTSLADMTLFGTGSDDSDPASGRYYVTRNNLPWCLNTVEKFDYPAEKIPILNGYTKFVPWSVSSGNEYYDWFLNISGYRNAQQLYH